The genomic interval TAAGACCAAATGCTTCATCTGCTACCATGTGACAACAttgcatactccctctgtatatttttatacggaggGCATACTATTTATAGCCATATCTTGCAAGCAAACTTGTACCACTTAATTGATGCAGTGAACATAGCTAAGACACATCATTAGGGAACAAGGGCAAAACACAGTGATAACAAACAAGATATATCTATCGCACTAACAGTATTCACATATTACTGAAGACGGAAACCTAGCATTCAGTAGCTTAAGTTGAAGCTGTCATATGTGAGAAGAGGATTTCAATTCAGTGCATGGAGAACAGTTAAATGCTATGCAATAGTAAGCAGGATGTCCAAATGAACCAAgtcaagaaagaaagaaaaatacctCAAAACATCTGCCGTATGCCCTGATGGGAATTCACCGCCAAATATTGATATCCTTTGGCCAGTAGTAACATCCCACAGGACACATGTTTGATCACCAGAGCTAGTAATTAGGCGGGTTTCCTGATCTGGGACATACTGACAGGATGAAACATAGCCTTTGTGTCCGGTAAGTATTCTTGATACTGGTATATTCCCATCTCTGTCTGCTTGTGAGTTAAGATTGAAGATAGAGCATGCGCTGTCAAGACCACCACAGGCAACAGATTGGCCATTGGGTGCAAATGCACATGTCATCACCCATGGGCAATGTAACTTTATGGCATGTGTTTTTTGACTTGTTAATGCATTCCATACAATTAGCCTTCCATCTTGTGAGGCACTGACTATCCAATTCTTTTCAGGGGTCCAATCCAGAGAATATACCTGCAGTGACTAATGAGTTAATGCTAGGCATAAAACATGAAATCATTTGATAAAAGCATTTATTTTTGCCGACCAATGTACCACAGAGGAATTTGAAGTGTTCAATTGCCACAGCAAAGTagcagaacaaaaaaaaaggcatctTAGAACAGTTGGACCTTGGAACTTGGAACCAACAGCAGATCATAAATTCCTTGCATTCCAATTTTTGTAGTATTGCAACTTTATAAACATCAGTAGTTTGTGACTTTGTGTTCATTTGGTTGCCAACCTAGGGGTcatattgcttatttgacctGATTATGCGGACTATCCGTAACCGGTGATCATATGTCAATGTTGCGGCCTTACGAGCACTAACTTATACACCCTAGATCCATTAGAAGGCCAGTTCTTTAATGAATTGATGAAAAGTATCCTGAATTGAGCTGAGTATTAAAGATTATGAAAAATACACTATTTCTAGCAACCACATCTGTCAAGCAGCTATGCTATACACGCCATATAAGATCCTGGGGACTGAAGAATGTGTCAATAGTAATGTAGATCTGCTGGACTAGCAACTGTGGAAGCACGTATTGGCGAATAGGGTTACGCTCATATCTTGTTTCAAGTCATAACCAAGGGATCTGACCAAACACAATAATCATTGAAACAGCTACTGCATTAACATTAATAGAGGCTCCAATTGCATTCTTCCACTTCTGCTTAGTAAATTGACACGATCTCCaattacatgtttgaccattacTTCTAATCGTAtgtccataaaaaaatattaaaaatataatggtCTGAAAGTATTTTCCAAGACAATTCTAGAATGTCATGACACCTTTTAATATTTTGGGGAACATTCATGACCAAAATTTCCAGGTTTGACTGCACTGGATTCTAAAAGGCAtctattttagaacggagggagtattcacaCTACAGAGGATCCGAGTCCAATCAGTGATTGTACACTACCTGAAACTGTCTTCGCATGTTCAAGTATGAAGTTTTGTAAATATGCGCTGACAAAGAAGTAACTGGTGCAGCTACGGAATACACTTTGCTAGATGGCATATATGCACTATGTAATGTAATTTAGCGATATTTTGTTGGACTATATGTACGTTTAGTGATGTAATAGTGGTGTCATTAGATTTGTATTCAAGTATATTCATATATTTCACCGTATTGTAgtttaacatatatattatgagGTCTTTTAGGACGCTCCATCTTACATGTAGAGTGGTAAGAGCAAGCAACAAATCCTAACCATTAGTTTGTATATTTGCTTTATCTAGTGATAGATATAATTCCATCTAATAATTAATAAATCACAGCAGAAGAGGAAACCATTAATgcctgtaattaattaattattctttctGCATACCAGGAATGTGCAAAACAAATTGCATACTTTACAAAGCAAACAGCTGCTGGTTTTAAAAAACAAGTGACTTTTGAAACCTCAAGATTTAATATGACAAATAAAAGTAATTCGAATTACATTCAACACCAACACAGTAATTCAGTTTTTTTTGGGTGGTGGTGTGGgtgggggttgggggggggggaggcaaAATTATGcattaaatatttactgtatGGGGCTATTACGTTCTTACCCCTGTTTTGGAGTCCAACTGTGGTTTTGCCCCTGTTTTTTAGGGTTTGCGTTttcatccccccccccctcccttctGAAAACGAAGCAGAGCATTACCCCTAATTTGGATGGTCAGTTTAAATGGAGCACGAAAAGACATTTATACCCTCGTTTGCTATTGCATATTTGTCCCTTTTCTATAACACGTGTTTTACTCTATTTTGACCGGAGAGCATTGCTCTGAATATTTTCTTAAAGCATAAAGAGTTCTTGACAACAGAAATTTTCAGTGGGAGAATCAGACAAAAACAAGCCAAATTGGTATGGGGCCTTTGCCGAACCCTGACAAACCATGGGAACGGAGGAAGGACAGCTGGACAGTCGCATCATATGAACTCAAGAGAGGCAAGAATCGACCATGGATTTCAGTTGGTTTACTCTGCAATCTTCTAGCCCAGAGCCATGGTTATGCAGAGTCTGTAAGCCACAACTTAGGATTAGGATTTGTTGCCaaggagccaccgccgccataaAAAAACAGACTACTGCTTGCATCGATGCGCCGAGGAATCACCGCCGCCTGCTTGCCGGAGCCTCCGTGGACTGCCGTTTGCTTCAACGCGTCAAGGAACTGCTGCCTGCTCGCGTTTCTGCACAGGCTAGCCggagccaccgccaccacctgctCGCATTTCCACACAGGCTCGCCagagccgctgccgctgccgcgaaCTGCTGCTGGCGTCACTGCGCCAAGGAGCCACCACCTGCTTGTGTTTCCGCACAGGCTCACGACCGCTGCCGCATGCTCTAGGTCTAGGATTTGTGGATGGTCTGATGGAAACGGTGGAGGATAACAGGAGACTGAACATGCTCAAGGGTAGAATGGTAGTCTCATTTTTCTAAAATcgtttttcccccttttttatGTCTCCTTAGCTCattattgtgggacccacctaacTTCCATCCATAGTAGGGGTAAACGGTGACTTCATTTTGAAAAAACATGGGTAAAtttgcaaaccctaaaaagtgagGGCAAAATCACAGTGGAGATTGAAAGCTGGAGTACAAACACAATTGTCCCTTACTTTATTGGCAAACAATTTTTATTGCAGgttcatgattttatttttctttcctttttacgCGATCTATTACCTCCAATGAGGTAATATGAATGCCATCCATTGGACCAAGGTGTAATTAAGagtaccataaaaaaaatcaatatactaTAAGAGAAACCAATGGTAACAATCTTTGAGACCATGACAAGTCAAACCATGCCGCATAAAAGTGAACAAAGGGAATACATGCAGCTGTGACTAGAAAGGAGAAATAAACACTGAACTATCCTCCTAGGAGAGACTAATGTTTGTATACCAAATCACTCAACCATGTCCAAGTTTTGCAATAAGCATGTTACCATTCCATGCATAAGGGAGGGAGGCAGCCAGCGATGGTTGTCTGTGACATTGCTTCTGCAAATCAACTAGTGGAATTTTATTCCATAAAATATACAAAAACAGTATTGCCTATATGGGGAATACATTCTAACAAAACCTATTTTTGGCACTTTTTTTAGAATATGACTCTGGTTGATTCAATGGACACAAGTGAAACAACATTTCTAGGGGACGATAGAATTCTAAACAGGTAAATGATGAACTGGTTGTCAAAATTGCAATCTAGTTCAACCTAGTTCTGTCTATGGGTAGTGCTATCTGATTAGGATGTAATgccatctataaaaaaatattagccaACACATGCTTAAATATTGTAAAGTATCATAGCGATTTCACTTTTTAGAAGGAAAAGGACTAACCCCTGCTCTGATTGAAAATGAAATACACAGGTAAAGAATGGAATTCTAAGGATGGAAGCAACCAAAAGTGCATCTACCTACACAGGTTTTTTATTATTACACACAAAATATAGCATTTAACAAAGTTACTCTACTTATCCACCTTCATCTCATTCCTGTGAACCAAAGGTCTTGAGCCTTATCCTTTATAACAAGAGCAACCTCCATAAAAGAAGACTTTCTCCGCTTCCCACAGTAAAGGATAAGCAGACCAAAACATTCTTGGACCAATAAAGGTTTACAAAGTTTGTTCCTCAAGGCAAATGGTGGCTTTATATTTAGAAATAGGAGTACCAAACCTCCTCAAAACCAGAGAGTAGCTACACACCACACAGTTCAACTAATTGTATTACCATTTATATAACATAAGGCAAATAAAGCAACAAAAGCATGCAAAACAGCAAATATGACATAAGTGCTTAATTAACTTTCTTCTTCTTGAATAGCATCTCGAATTCAAGTTCCTCCTACCAACATTCCTAAACACAAGATAATTTAACTCTAATCTACAACAATGCAACTTGACCAGTATTAAAAACATGCTAAAATCCACACAAAATTAGACCAAATAATCAATATTTGCCCAAAAATGATGCATTCAACTTAATGTCAAGTTTCTTAACTAGAGGTACCAACCCAATCACCGAATCTTACTCACTCGAAATTAACTGGGCTTACACTACCACCCCGTCTAGCACCAGTTGCAACTATTTCTAATCGCAAACAAGTGCTAGTACTTCATCCATCTCTTCTTCCACAATTCAACCTCCAAAACCGTACGACCGAACCCCAATTCGCAAAAGCTGTACCGAAATTGAGATACGAGAGGCAGAAAGTCAACTGATCAGCAACCTTTCCGCTGTGGCCTTGAAGCGTGCGGCAGCACACCAGATCCGTCGGGTTGAAGCTCACCGGCGTCCGCCCCTGCGTCCTCGAGTACCTCTCCACtgcacatacacatacacacaccCCAAAacaatcagcaaaaaaaataaaccccgcTAAATTCACCCCGAGCCCTCGAGAGCTCCCACCGCCTGTGGGGGTTGGaggggtgggtgggggggggggggacctcACCGTCGGTGTCGAGCAGCATCTGCCGCCTCTGACGGAGCCGCTCCCGCAGGGAGTTCACcgacgccgtggccgccgcgtgcTTCTCCTTGAGCTCCGCCACGgacgccatgccgccgccgcccgcacgccCCCCGCGACCTCGCGCTGGTTGAGGGAGGGGGGATCTACTGGGATCCGGGCATGGAGGCGAGGAACGCAATGGCCTCGGCTGGAGCTTTCCGGAGctcgcgaggaggaggaggatactaccacggcggcggcggcgagaaacGGACGCCGAAATGGggtggaggaagagaggggggggggggggggggcgagttGTTGGGGGACGCGTTGCGTTGGGTTTAGGAGGaggaaagaggaggaggtgtcCGACTAGGCTGTTTTTAtgtggatgacatgtggggccacctGAACGTGGGGCCCGCGGTAGTAGGGTTG from Oryza glaberrima chromosome 3, OglaRS2, whole genome shotgun sequence carries:
- the LOC127766609 gene encoding guanine nucleotide-binding protein subunit beta — its product is MASVAELKEKHAAATASVNSLRERLRQRRQMLLDTDVERYSRTQGRTPVSFNPTDLVCCRTLQGHSGKVYSLDWTPEKNWIVSASQDGRLIVWNALTSQKTHAIKLHCPWVMTCAFAPNGQSVACGGLDSACSIFNLNSQADRDGNIPVSRILTGHKGYVSSCQYVPDQETRLITSSGDQTCVLWDVTTGQRISIFGGEFPSGHTADVLSLSINSSNTNMFVSGSCDATVRLWDIRIASRAVRTYHGHEGDINSVKFFPDGQRFGTGSDDGTCRLFDMRTGHQLQVYSREPDRNDNELPTVTSIAFSISGRLLFAGYSNGDCYVWDTLLAEVVLNLGNLQNSHEGRISCLGLSSDGSALCTGSWDKNLKIWAFSGHRKIV